In one window of Cololabis saira isolate AMF1-May2022 chromosome 23, fColSai1.1, whole genome shotgun sequence DNA:
- the klhl42 gene encoding kelch-like protein 42 isoform X2, translated as MSSDQIIAIVMDDKTYQVNKRKLIEKSDYFRALYSSGMRESTEDSVQLQGLSVPGLELVLEFINTSKVQVVNDTLEDLIEAASFLQYMSCYYHPMLRRVEFSSLPSAVKHQVKEMRMKGTATLVAIGDFTCLSVDVPGQDEPWSMLRYGELEQHWKPLANNLPPDMINVRGYGSAVLDNYLFIAGGYRMTSQEISAVHCYNPCRNEWNHVAPLNQKRSNFKLLAVQGKLYAVGGQCLGTVECYSPEQDWWTCVSSMPDPLAEFSACECQGMIYVMGGYTARDRNTNVLCYCPTSDTWTVYKSCPAHIRKQQMLSVEDTIYLVGGYTHELGPGLHRRRPSHTEDVLMVQSYNVTTGDWIQLKENTSKSGLNLTCTLHNDGIYIMSRDVSPPSSLEHRVFLKYNIFSDAWEAFRRFPALGQNMLLSSLYLPNML; from the exons ATGTCATCTGACCAgatcatcgccatcgtcatggATGACAAGACGTACCAGGTGAATAAGAGGAAGCTGATCGAGAAGAGCGACTACTTCCGTGCTCTGTACAGCTCCGGCATGAGGGAGTCCACGGAGGACTCGGTGCAGCTGCAGGGGCTCAGCGTCCCGGGGCTGGAGCTGGTGCTTGAGTTCATCAACACCTCCAAGGTGCAGGTGGTCAACGACACTCTGGAGGATCTGATAGAGGCAGCCTCTTTCCTGCag TACATGAGCTGCTACTACCACCCCATGCTGAGGCGGGTGGAGTTCAGCAGTCTGCCGTCTGCTGTGAAGCACCAAGTCAAGGAGATGCGCATGAAAGGCACTGCCACCCTGGTAGCCATCGGAGACTTCACCTGCCTGTCCGTGGATGTGCCGGGTCAGGACGAGCCCTGGTCTATGCTGAGGTACGGAGAGCTGGAGCAGCACTGGAAGCCGCTGGCAAACAACCTCCCTCCAGATATGATTAATGTCAGAGGATATGGATCGGCTGTCCTGGATAACTACCTGTTCATCGCAGGCGGGTATAGGATGACGAGCCAGGAGATCTCTGCGGTGCACTGCTACAACCCCTGCAGGAATGAGTGGAACCACGTGGCTCCGCTCAACCAGAAGAG GTCCAACTTCAAGCTGCTGGCAGTGCAAGGGAAGCTGTATGCGGTGGGAGGCCAGTGTCTGGGCACGGTGGAGTGTTACAGCCCGGAGCAGGACTGGTGGACATGCGTGTCCTCCATGCCTGATCCACTGGCTGAGTTCTCAGCCTGCGAGTGCCAGGGGATGATTTACGTCATGGGTGGATATACTGCAAGGG ACAGGAACACCAACGTGCTCTGCTACTGCCCCACCTCCGACACCTGGACAGTGTACAAGTCGTGCCCGGCTCACATCCGCAAGCAGCAGATGCTGTCGGTGGAGGACACCATCTACCTGGTGGGCGGCTACACCCACGAGCTGGGGCCGGGCCTGCACCGGCGCCGCCCCAGCCACACGGAGGACGTGCTGATGGTGCAGTCCTACAACGTCACCACGGGGGACTGGATCCAGCTGAAGGAGAACACGTCCAAGTCGGGCCTGAACCTAACGTGCACGCTGCACAACGACGGCATCTACATCATGAGCCGGGACGTGAGCCCGCCCTCCAGCCTGGAGCACCGCGTCTTCCTCAAGTACAACATCTTCTCCGACGCCTGGGAGGCCTTCAGGCGCTTCCCGGCTCTGGGACAGAACATGCTGCTCTCGTCGCTTTACCTCCCCAATATGCTATGA
- the klhl42 gene encoding kelch-like protein 42 isoform X1 — MSSDQIIAIVMDDKTYQVNKRKLIEKSDYFRALYSSGMRESTEDSVQLQGLSVPGLELVLEFINTSKVQVVNDTLEDLIEAASFLQVTSIVKVLTSEIRQDNCVELYSLSEVYGTHDLRVACLKYMSCYYHPMLRRVEFSSLPSAVKHQVKEMRMKGTATLVAIGDFTCLSVDVPGQDEPWSMLRYGELEQHWKPLANNLPPDMINVRGYGSAVLDNYLFIAGGYRMTSQEISAVHCYNPCRNEWNHVAPLNQKRSNFKLLAVQGKLYAVGGQCLGTVECYSPEQDWWTCVSSMPDPLAEFSACECQGMIYVMGGYTARDRNTNVLCYCPTSDTWTVYKSCPAHIRKQQMLSVEDTIYLVGGYTHELGPGLHRRRPSHTEDVLMVQSYNVTTGDWIQLKENTSKSGLNLTCTLHNDGIYIMSRDVSPPSSLEHRVFLKYNIFSDAWEAFRRFPALGQNMLLSSLYLPNML, encoded by the exons ATGTCATCTGACCAgatcatcgccatcgtcatggATGACAAGACGTACCAGGTGAATAAGAGGAAGCTGATCGAGAAGAGCGACTACTTCCGTGCTCTGTACAGCTCCGGCATGAGGGAGTCCACGGAGGACTCGGTGCAGCTGCAGGGGCTCAGCGTCCCGGGGCTGGAGCTGGTGCTTGAGTTCATCAACACCTCCAAGGTGCAGGTGGTCAACGACACTCTGGAGGATCTGATAGAGGCAGCCTCTTTCCTGCag GTGACCTCCATCGTCAAAGTCCTGACGTCAGAGATCCGGCAGGACAACTGCGTGGAGCTGTACAGTCTCTCTGAAGTGTACGGGACTCATGATCTGCGTGTTGCTTGTCTGAAGTACATGAGCTGCTACTACCACCCCATGCTGAGGCGGGTGGAGTTCAGCAGTCTGCCGTCTGCTGTGAAGCACCAAGTCAAGGAGATGCGCATGAAAGGCACTGCCACCCTGGTAGCCATCGGAGACTTCACCTGCCTGTCCGTGGATGTGCCGGGTCAGGACGAGCCCTGGTCTATGCTGAGGTACGGAGAGCTGGAGCAGCACTGGAAGCCGCTGGCAAACAACCTCCCTCCAGATATGATTAATGTCAGAGGATATGGATCGGCTGTCCTGGATAACTACCTGTTCATCGCAGGCGGGTATAGGATGACGAGCCAGGAGATCTCTGCGGTGCACTGCTACAACCCCTGCAGGAATGAGTGGAACCACGTGGCTCCGCTCAACCAGAAGAG GTCCAACTTCAAGCTGCTGGCAGTGCAAGGGAAGCTGTATGCGGTGGGAGGCCAGTGTCTGGGCACGGTGGAGTGTTACAGCCCGGAGCAGGACTGGTGGACATGCGTGTCCTCCATGCCTGATCCACTGGCTGAGTTCTCAGCCTGCGAGTGCCAGGGGATGATTTACGTCATGGGTGGATATACTGCAAGGG ACAGGAACACCAACGTGCTCTGCTACTGCCCCACCTCCGACACCTGGACAGTGTACAAGTCGTGCCCGGCTCACATCCGCAAGCAGCAGATGCTGTCGGTGGAGGACACCATCTACCTGGTGGGCGGCTACACCCACGAGCTGGGGCCGGGCCTGCACCGGCGCCGCCCCAGCCACACGGAGGACGTGCTGATGGTGCAGTCCTACAACGTCACCACGGGGGACTGGATCCAGCTGAAGGAGAACACGTCCAAGTCGGGCCTGAACCTAACGTGCACGCTGCACAACGACGGCATCTACATCATGAGCCGGGACGTGAGCCCGCCCTCCAGCCTGGAGCACCGCGTCTTCCTCAAGTACAACATCTTCTCCGACGCCTGGGAGGCCTTCAGGCGCTTCCCGGCTCTGGGACAGAACATGCTGCTCTCGTCGCTTTACCTCCCCAATATGCTATGA